CCTTCTCGCTCCGATGTCGGCTTGCTCGATGGTCGCCACCGGGATCAGCGCGGAGCAGTCGACGACCATGTCGAACGGCTCCCGGTCGGTGAAGATGTCGAACCCCCAGTTCATCAGGAACACCGTTCTGCTCTTCGCGTCTTTGGCATCCATGATCGATGCGCACTCCGCGAAGGTCTTGGGTGTTCCCCGTTGGAGGTACGACACGTAGCACTTGCGCAGACGGCTCTCCCGGTTCGACTCCAGCCAGATGCGGATCGCGGTCTCGTTCGAGTACCACGGCAGTCCCCAGGAGTCGAACACTCCGGCATCGTGCTCGTGCAACGCACTTGTCATCGCGGCGTCGACGGCGTGTTCCAGTGACTGTTCCGTTCGTTGTCGATCGAGTTCCGGCGACCAGGCGTCGCCGGTGTCCAGGAGTAGCTTCCTGAGTGTTTCGGAGGCGCTGAAGCGCGGTATCAGCAATCCTTTCTCCAGTTTGAGGCAGAGTGTCGTCTTTCCTGCTGCGGTCAAGCCGGAAACGATTATCCTCATCGATCCGCAGCCTCTTTTCGTCGACATCGGAAAGAGTTTCGAAGGGGGTGGGGTGTGCTACCGGCTCGAGGCTCGACCATACCGGGCGCGACCTTCCGCGGAGCAGGTAAAACCTCGGTCCGGTGTCGGTCGGGGGAAGGGTGCCGTCCGGACGGTCATGTGCGTGCCACTGTACCCGCAATAATGCGGTTAATCCCGTCGTGACATTTCTGAACTGTGTGGTGGATTCACTCGAACTTGTGGTTCACTGGCCCTTCCGTCCTTGGTGACCTGCAGCTCCGCTAGCCTCTGCCGCCGAAGGGATGAACGGGAGAGTGTTCGATGCAAGAAGTGCGACTGGCCGGATGTGTGATCAAAGACGGCCGCGGCCGTGTGCTGTTGCTCCACCGCAACACTCCCGAGCTGCAACAATGGGAGATCCCCGGTGGCAAGCTGGACCCGGGGGAGGATCCCCGGAGCACCGCGCGGCGCGAACTGATGGAGGAGATGGGCGTCGAAGTCGCCGTCGGGCAGAATCTCGGCACGCGGTCGTTCGTCGAGAACGGGCGCACCATGGTCTACACGTGGTTTCTCGCGCGAATCACCGCGGGCGAACCGCAGGTGCTTGAGCGGCACATCCACGACTCGTGCCGGTACCACCACGTCGAAGAACTGTCCACCATGGTCGAGCAACTGTCGCCGAACACGCGGAACTTCCTGCACGAGATCATCGAGGGCAACATCCGGATCTGACTCGACGAGGAATCCATGCGAATAGTCGTGGACCGGTCCTCCGTTCGTTCCCGCCTGGCCGGGCTGGTCGCCGCGAACGCGCGAGCTGATTACGTCTACTCCTACCCGCCCCGGCAGTCGTACCGGGTGTTCGGCGAATCGACTGCCGCGGCCGTCCCCGAGCTGGTCGCCCGTTCGCTGCGGCGGTTCGAGGACCTGAACCTCTACGTCCACGTGCCGTTCTGCCGTCAGATCTGCCGGTTCTGCAACCTCTACGCGGTCGCGGG
This portion of the Saccharothrix syringae genome encodes:
- a CDS encoding NUDIX hydrolase, whose product is MQEVRLAGCVIKDGRGRVLLLHRNTPELQQWEIPGGKLDPGEDPRSTARRELMEEMGVEVAVGQNLGTRSFVENGRTMVYTWFLARITAGEPQVLERHIHDSCRYHHVEELSTMVEQLSPNTRNFLHEIIEGNIRI